A stretch of DNA from Gemmatimonadota bacterium:
TCGGTAACGGTTAAGGTGATAGCTGATCAGTCTGATGAAATCATGTTATCCACAGATGGGCGCACGGTCTGTTCGCTTTCTCCTGAAGAACCCGTTATTGTACAACGAGCCTCCAAACCCGTGCGCTTTATCAATATGCAGGGGTTGACTTTTTACGATCTGTTGCAGCGCAAATTAGACTGGAGTCTGGATCGGCGAGACGAGTAAAGGAGTTGCGCCTTGTTGTCTCAATTGCATGTGATAAATTACGCCCTGATCGACGACATGAAAGTCGATTTTGGTAAAGGGTTAAATATCATTACGGGCGAAACCGGCGCAGGGAAGTCCATCCTGGTGGGCGCATTGGGTCTGATACTCGGTATGCGAGCGAGTCCCGATGTCATCCGCACGGGTGAAAAAAAATGTATGGTAGAAGCCATTTTTGAACTCTACCTTCAACATCCGGCTCTCAAACTCCTGAATGCCATGGGTATAGAGACAGAAGATGGTGAACTGATTTTGCGGCGAGATGTACTATTAGAAGGGCGCAGTCGGTGCTACGCCAATGGCCTGTCTATTCCCGTGCGGACACTGCGAGAACTGGGTCGCGCGCTGGTCGATTTGCACGGGCAACACGACCACCAATCGCTTCTGAATACCGATCAGCATCTGGACTTCTTAGATGGCTTTGGCGGCTTGCGCGCAGCACGTGCGCAGGTCGAACATTCATATCATCAGGTGGTGCGGTTGCAAAATCGGCTGATAGAAAAAACTGCCGTTGCCCAGCGCCAGCGAGAAAGGCGTGAATTGCTGGACTTTCAGATCAAAGAAATCCATGCGACAAAACCGGAACCTGGCGAAGACGAACGCCTGCAACGCGAACAGTCCGTACTTTCACATGCAGAACGGTTACTCGAAATCGCCTATCAGATCGAACAGGTGCTTTATGAAGGCGAACAGTCTGTGGCCGACCAACTCGGCGAAGGCGCGCATCTATTAGATGAGGCCTCACAAATGGACAACAGTTTGGAACCTATAGCTGAAGAACTCAATGGCCTGCGGTATGGAGCAGAAGAACTGGCCCGCGCCTTTGGCGATTATGCCAATCGCGTAGAACACAATCCCCAACGCCTATCAGAAGTAACAGAGCGATTAGAAACCCTGAACGCGCTGAAAAAAAAATACGGTGGCGATCTGGAAAATGTGCTATCCTACGAAAAAAAAGCCCAAAAAGAACTGGAACTAACCGACGAACTCGAAGAATCCTTAAAAGCGATTCAGATTAAAATTGACGATGCGATGCAGACATTCGCACATCGTTGTGAGAAATTGTCAAAAGGAAGACACAAAGCCGCTGGCAAATTGTCAAAAGCAATATGCCGCGCATTGCGCGAACTCGGTATGCCCGATGTACAATTTGATGTCCAATTGGATCGGCGCCCAGACCCCGAAGGCTTGATTGAATGCGATGGACAGCGATTTGAAGCGGGACCACGGGGCATAGAGCGCGGCGAATTTTTTATTTCGACCAACCCGGGCGAAGCCATCCGCCCACTGATAAAAGTGGCGTCGGGCGGTGAAATCTCGCGTATTATGCTGGCGATGAAAACCGTGCTGGCGCATACCGATTCGGTGCAAGTGCTAATTTTTGACGAAATCGACATCGGAATTTCCGGACGCATTGCAGAAGTTGTGGGCAAGAAATTGCGCGACCTGTCAGAAACGTATCAAACCATTTCAATTACGCATTTGCCACAAATTGCAAAAATGGCTGATCGACATTTTTCAGTCAAAAAAGAAGTGGTTGAGCAACGTGCAGTAACCCGGGTGATCCCGCTGGATGAAGAGGCACGCGCTGGCGAACTCGCTTTGATGATGGGTGGCGAAGAAATTTCAGAACTGACCCTGCAACACGCCCGCGAGATGCTGACCGAAAAGCCATAGAACAGTATTAAGGAGCACAGTGTGAAACCGATAATTCCCGACGATCTTCGAGACATTGAAGAAAAAGTAAACCTGGGACAACGACTTTCTGCCGAAGATGGCATGCGGCTTTACGAGACGCCCGACCTCAATGCCGTGGGATATTTGGCCAATATCTCGCGCGAGCGCATGTGTGGCAATGTGGCGTGGTACGTGCGGAATCAGCACATCAACTATACCAACGTCTGCAACAAGCTATGCCGATTTTGCTCCTTTTATGTGAAACCAAAAGACGAGCGAGGTTACGTATTATCGCCCGAAGATATTCAAAAGCGCGTATTGCAATACATCGACCTGCCCATTTCTGAAATTCACATGGTCGCAGGCATCAACCCCAAACTCCCCTACTCGTATTATCTCGATATCGTGCGCGCTGTCAAAGATGTGCGTCCCGATGTGGCGGTAAAAGCATTTACCGCAATTGAATGGGTGCAGATTGCGCGCATTGCAAAAAAACCATTGAAAGACGTCATGATCGAATTAAAAGCAGCCGGCGTATCGTCCATTCCCGGCGGGGGTGCAGAAGTATTTAGCGATCGCGTACAGGAAGATTTATTCTGGACCAAAGCGGATTCCGAAGAATGGCTTGATGTAGCGCGCACAGCGCATGAAGTCGGCCTGCCTACCAATGCGACAATGCTATATGGTCATATTGAAAACCCGCAAGAACGCATCGATCATCTCGTGCGATTGCGCGAATTACAGGACGAGACCGGCGGTTTTTTGACATATATCCCCCTGTCGTTTCATCCCGAACGCACAGAATTAGAGCATTTGTCCGGCCCGACAGGCATCGCGGATTTAAGAGAAATTGCCCTGGGGCGATTGATGCTGGACAATTTCTTACACATCAAAACATTCTGGATTATGAACACCATTGAGATTTCACAGGTAGCTTTGTGGTATGGCGCAGACGATATCGACGGCACAATTCAGGAATACGAAATTACGCGGCGTTCATATTCAGAGACGCGACAGGTACTCACCCGCAAGCAACTGGTCGAACGCGTCATAGAGTCCGGACGCGATCCCGTCGAACGGGATAATTTATACAATGTACTATCGACCGAGCGAGAAATTGTCGAAGAAACACCTATAGGAATTCCAGGTGAAATACCAGTGCTTTCGTGAACTTCCCTATCCAAATGGAAAACGACATGATCGACGACATTGTTGAAAAAATATATAACGACGAGCGCATTTCCACAGATGATGCCATGCGCTTGTTTGCACATCCCAATATAACCGAATTGGGCTTATTGGCCGATGTGGTGCGGCGGCGCAAATGGCCCAAAGACCAGGTGACTTATAATATCGGGCGAAATATCAATTACACGAATGTGTGCTGGGTGAGATGCGATTTTTGTGCATTTTATCGCCCGCCGGGATCCGACGAAGGCTATACATTGCCCAGAGAACAGATCTTTGAAAAAATTGACGAACTCATTGCCGTGGGTGGCGACGTGCCAAAAGGCAGCGAAATTTTGATGCAAGGGGGATTGAATCCAAAACTGCGCGTGGATTACTACGAAGACCTCTTTTCCTCAATACGCAATCGCTATCCGCAAATCCATCAGCATTGTTTGTCCGCCACGGAAATCATCTATATCGCGCATATTTCGCGTATGTCACTCGAAATATGCATTCGCCGCTTGCAAGATGCCGGCCTGGATTCTATCCCGGGAGCTGGTGCGGAAATTTTGTCGGACGAGGTCCGCGACATCATCGGTTTTCGCAAAGACCGCGTCCACGAATGGCTTGCTGTTCATCGCATTGCACACGAATTGGACATGCACACATCGGCGACCATGATGTATGGACATGTCGAGACCATTGAACAGCGAATAGAACACCTGGAACACATCCGCAATTTGCAGGATGAGACAGGGGGATTCACCGCTTTTATCGCATGGAATTTTCAGCCGGATTCCACCGCCCTTGCCAACGACCAGGGGCGATGGAATGGCATAAAAGCCACCGGATTTGACTATTTGCGAACCATCGCCATCGCGCGCCTGTTTCTGGACAATATCAAAAGTTTTCAAGCATCGTGGGTAACGCAGGGCGCCAAAGTCGCACAGGTCAGCTTAAAATACGGCGTAAACGATTTTGGCAGCACAATGATGGAAGAAAATGTAGTCAGTGCAGCGGGCACGAGCCATACGGATACCATGACACTTCAAGAGATGCAGCGGCTCATTCGGGATGCGGGATACGAGCCTGTAAGGCGAAATACCCGGTACGAGATTTTGAATTAGGGGTACGTAGCATGCGTGTGCGTTTGGGCGTGGTATCATATTTAAACTCGCGGCCACTGGTTGAAGTGCTGCGCACGGGCGCGATTGATCGCGATTTTGAACTGATCTACGGCGTGCCCTCGCGATGCGCCGAACGGCTGCACCTGGGTGAAACCGATGTGGCATTGATCCCCGCTGTAGAAATTGGACGCGGACGTGATGCCTATCGGATTGTACCCAATGTCGGCATTATTTCAAACGGACCTGTTGGCAGCGTATTTATTGTACTGAACAAAGAACCCGAAGAAATTCAAACACTGGCTCTGGACCGCGGATCGCGCACATCAGTCGTGCTGTCGCAGATCGTACTGGCGCGGCAATTTGGCTGTCAGCCAGAAGTGTTTTTTCATCCCCCAGATATAGACGCAATGCTCAAACGCGCCGATGCCGCCTTACTGATAGGCGATCCCGCACTGGCATTGTCCCGCAAACGCTATCGAATCCTGGACCTGGGCGAAATTTGGACGCAGATGACAGGGTTGCCTTTTGTCTATGCCTGCTGGACCGGCCGCCCCGATGCATTGACGCCATATCACATTGACAAACTGATCGAAGCCAAAGAAAAGAGCAAGTCGCTCATCCCAAACATCGCAAAAAACTATGCCGCTGAAACCCGCACCCTATCGCCCGCGTTTTATGCCGAATATCTCACCAAAAACATCCTCTACGACCTGGGCGAAACAGAACTGGAAGGCTTGAGGCAATTCTATGCTTATGGTGTAGAACTCGGATTGATGGACGCAGTGCCAGACATCCGCTTTTATATTTGAATCCCAAAAAACTCGGCAATAGGCCGAGTTTTTATTGTACCAAAAACTGGAGAACTCGTGATGCCCCAAAAAAACAAAAAACACAAACCCATTCGCGTGGGCGTCGTCGGCGTGGGACGCGGGCGATCATTTATGCGGGCGGCAACACCGACGGGGATGGAACTCGTAGCAATTTGCGATACCTGGGAAGAGCGACTAAGACCCGAAGGCAAAGCACTCGGAGTATCGACTTATGCCGACTACCAGGCGTTTTTGGAACACGATATGGATGCCGTAGTACTCGCCAATTATTTTCACGAACACGCGCCCTTTGCCGTTGAAGCGCTGAACGCAGGGAAACACGTCATGAGCGAAACCGCTGCCTGCCATACATTGGGCGAAGGCGTCGCACTCGCGCGGGCGGTAGAGAACAGTGGCAAAATTTATATGTTTGCCGAAAATTATCCCTATACGGCGTACAATCAGGAAATGAAGCGCCTCTACCAGAAAGGACACGTAGGGGAATTTAAATACGGAGAAGGCGAGTACGTACATCCCGATCCACCGGAAGTAAAATTGGGGCGCAGTTGTGGGCGCAATCACTGGCGCAACTGGATACCCTCGACCTATTATTGCACGCATTCGATTGCCCCCGTAATGTACATCACAGACACGCGCCCCGTAAAAGTGAACGGATTTGTCATCCCCTACGATTTTGGCGACACGACCAAAACCCTGCACATGAACCGCGCGGACACGGCAGGCGTGATCATCTGCCGGATGGACAATGACGCCGTAATGAAATCTCTGCACGGCGCGTTGCGCGGGCACGGCAATTACGTCAGAATCCACGGCAACAAGGGCGTAATGGAAAACTGTCGAAACGGCGATAAATATCGGCTACGCATATGGAAAGAACCGTGGGAAAAGCGAAAAGGAGAACCCGTAGAAACCGTTTACAGGCCGGACTTTCCCGTACATCACAACCGCGCAACACAGGCCGGGCACGGCGGTGGCGATTTCTTCACGAGTTACCATTTCGCCGAAGCGATTCGCACGGGCGAGCACCCCTACCTCGATGTGTATCGCGGCATCGACATGAGCATCGCGGGCATTCAAGCGTGGCGATCAGCGCTCAGCGATTCGGCACCGATGGAAGTACCCGATTTTCGCGATGAAGCCACAAGAAAAAAATACGAGCGCGATGATTGGTCGCCCGATCCCACGCGCAAAAAACCGGGACAACCGCCGAGCAGTATTCTGGGAGAAATCGAACCGTCCGATGGCGCCAAAGCACTGGCAAAAAAAGTCTGGGCAAGCCGAGGATACTTTGGAGAGTGAGGAACTGACCATGATTGAAATAGCACAAGTAGTACTGGCGATTTACGGCATATTGTTAATTGTCGGAGGAATTATTGGGAAGGCAAAATCCGGGAGTTCAGCATCCCTATTCGCAGGCGCACTCTGCGGTATTGCTGCACTCATTGGATACTGGCAAAGCCTGACCGATCCCGCCGTTGGATTTTTGACCGGGGGATTAGTCGGACTATTGCTCACGGGCATTTTTATGAGCCGATTTGTCCGCACGCGAAAATTTATGCCCGCGGGATTGGTGCTCCTGCTCAGTCTTCTGGTGGGTATTTTGACAATGATGGCGAGACAGGAATACCTGCTAAATCAAGACAAACCAGCAGGAGAACTGACAAAAAAGGGCCAGGAACAATGTCCCTGGCCCAACGTCTGAAGGGTCACAGCCTGAAAATCAGGCGTTCACCTCCGAAGTTAAAGTTTTCATCTTAAACCTCCTTTCGATATGCACAACTCCGCTTCCGGAAAGCGTTTTGCGCGGTGGATGCCAATATATCGGCAAACCGCACCAACCCGTTGGCCCGGTTACATAAACACTGGAATGGATGCAGTTTTATGTAAATCTTTTCCAACCAAAAACGCCTGAGCTATAAAACTCAGGCGTTTTTTAATTTGTAATGGCAATGCCGTGTTTGCGGCAGAGTTTGCGAAGTTTCTTCACAGCACCGCCTATGGATTTTCCGTTTCTCGTAATACCGAACAGATGCTGGCTGACCACCCTGCGCGAA
This window harbors:
- the recN gene encoding DNA repair protein RecN; translation: MLSQLHVINYALIDDMKVDFGKGLNIITGETGAGKSILVGALGLILGMRASPDVIRTGEKKCMVEAIFELYLQHPALKLLNAMGIETEDGELILRRDVLLEGRSRCYANGLSIPVRTLRELGRALVDLHGQHDHQSLLNTDQHLDFLDGFGGLRAARAQVEHSYHQVVRLQNRLIEKTAVAQRQRERRELLDFQIKEIHATKPEPGEDERLQREQSVLSHAERLLEIAYQIEQVLYEGEQSVADQLGEGAHLLDEASQMDNSLEPIAEELNGLRYGAEELARAFGDYANRVEHNPQRLSEVTERLETLNALKKKYGGDLENVLSYEKKAQKELELTDELEESLKAIQIKIDDAMQTFAHRCEKLSKGRHKAAGKLSKAICRALRELGMPDVQFDVQLDRRPDPEGLIECDGQRFEAGPRGIERGEFFISTNPGEAIRPLIKVASGGEISRIMLAMKTVLAHTDSVQVLIFDEIDIGISGRIAEVVGKKLRDLSETYQTISITHLPQIAKMADRHFSVKKEVVEQRAVTRVIPLDEEARAGELALMMGGEEISELTLQHAREMLTEKP
- the mqnE gene encoding aminofutalosine synthase MqnE, producing MKPIIPDDLRDIEEKVNLGQRLSAEDGMRLYETPDLNAVGYLANISRERMCGNVAWYVRNQHINYTNVCNKLCRFCSFYVKPKDERGYVLSPEDIQKRVLQYIDLPISEIHMVAGINPKLPYSYYLDIVRAVKDVRPDVAVKAFTAIEWVQIARIAKKPLKDVMIELKAAGVSSIPGGGAEVFSDRVQEDLFWTKADSEEWLDVARTAHEVGLPTNATMLYGHIENPQERIDHLVRLRELQDETGGFLTYIPLSFHPERTELEHLSGPTGIADLREIALGRLMLDNFLHIKTFWIMNTIEISQVALWYGADDIDGTIQEYEITRRSYSETRQVLTRKQLVERVIESGRDPVERDNLYNVLSTEREIVEETPIGIPGEIPVLS
- the mqnC gene encoding dehypoxanthine futalosine cyclase; translated protein: MIDDIVEKIYNDERISTDDAMRLFAHPNITELGLLADVVRRRKWPKDQVTYNIGRNINYTNVCWVRCDFCAFYRPPGSDEGYTLPREQIFEKIDELIAVGGDVPKGSEILMQGGLNPKLRVDYYEDLFSSIRNRYPQIHQHCLSATEIIYIAHISRMSLEICIRRLQDAGLDSIPGAGAEILSDEVRDIIGFRKDRVHEWLAVHRIAHELDMHTSATMMYGHVETIEQRIEHLEHIRNLQDETGGFTAFIAWNFQPDSTALANDQGRWNGIKATGFDYLRTIAIARLFLDNIKSFQASWVTQGAKVAQVSLKYGVNDFGSTMMEENVVSAAGTSHTDTMTLQEMQRLIRDAGYEPVRRNTRYEILN
- a CDS encoding menaquinone biosynthesis protein, translated to MRVRLGVVSYLNSRPLVEVLRTGAIDRDFELIYGVPSRCAERLHLGETDVALIPAVEIGRGRDAYRIVPNVGIISNGPVGSVFIVLNKEPEEIQTLALDRGSRTSVVLSQIVLARQFGCQPEVFFHPPDIDAMLKRADAALLIGDPALALSRKRYRILDLGEIWTQMTGLPFVYACWTGRPDALTPYHIDKLIEAKEKSKSLIPNIAKNYAAETRTLSPAFYAEYLTKNILYDLGETELEGLRQFYAYGVELGLMDAVPDIRFYI
- a CDS encoding Gfo/Idh/MocA family oxidoreductase is translated as MPQKNKKHKPIRVGVVGVGRGRSFMRAATPTGMELVAICDTWEERLRPEGKALGVSTYADYQAFLEHDMDAVVLANYFHEHAPFAVEALNAGKHVMSETAACHTLGEGVALARAVENSGKIYMFAENYPYTAYNQEMKRLYQKGHVGEFKYGEGEYVHPDPPEVKLGRSCGRNHWRNWIPSTYYCTHSIAPVMYITDTRPVKVNGFVIPYDFGDTTKTLHMNRADTAGVIICRMDNDAVMKSLHGALRGHGNYVRIHGNKGVMENCRNGDKYRLRIWKEPWEKRKGEPVETVYRPDFPVHHNRATQAGHGGGDFFTSYHFAEAIRTGEHPYLDVYRGIDMSIAGIQAWRSALSDSAPMEVPDFRDEATRKKYERDDWSPDPTRKKPGQPPSSILGEIEPSDGAKALAKKVWASRGYFGE
- a CDS encoding TMEM14 family protein; this translates as MIEIAQVVLAIYGILLIVGGIIGKAKSGSSASLFAGALCGIAALIGYWQSLTDPAVGFLTGGLVGLLLTGIFMSRFVRTRKFMPAGLVLLLSLLVGILTMMARQEYLLNQDKPAGELTKKGQEQCPWPNV